In one window of Paraburkholderia phymatum STM815 DNA:
- a CDS encoding lytic transglycosylase domain-containing protein, whose product MKLTAITFAVGFAALLSAGSARADCFDEAASYQKVNPLILRAIAWQESHNRPAAVHKNANGSTDYGVMQINSVHLPVLAQYGISQGTLMEPCKNVYIAAWHLRQKMNKYGNTWAAVGAYHSETPSLRDEYARQIVAILRKWNLMPAR is encoded by the coding sequence ATGAAGCTGACCGCCATCACTTTCGCCGTTGGATTCGCCGCGCTGTTGAGCGCCGGTTCCGCACGCGCCGACTGCTTCGACGAGGCGGCCAGCTACCAGAAGGTCAACCCGTTGATTCTCCGCGCCATCGCCTGGCAGGAATCCCACAACCGTCCCGCCGCAGTCCACAAGAACGCCAACGGTTCGACCGACTATGGCGTCATGCAGATCAACTCCGTTCATCTTCCCGTGCTCGCGCAATATGGCATCTCGCAAGGCACGCTGATGGAGCCGTGCAAGAACGTCTACATCGCCGCCTGGCATCTGCGCCAGAAGATGAACAAGTACGGCAACACGTGGGCGGCCGTCGGTGCGTACCATTCGGAAACGCCGTCGCTGCGCGACGAGTACGCGCGGCAGATCGTCGCCATTCTGCGCAAGTGGAACCTGATGCCCGCCCGATAG